One stretch of Dyella jiangningensis DNA includes these proteins:
- the truA gene encoding tRNA pseudouridine(38-40) synthase TruA: MRLALGIEYDGTEFSGWQRLSHGDTVQGALEKALSFVAAHPVEVTCAGRTDAGVHGRCQVVHFDTDVQRDMRGWVLGTCSNLPTSVAVLWAQPVNESFHARFSARSRRYRYRILNRPVRAALDARYVTWERLPLDAARMHEAAQVLIGEHDFTAFRAVSCQAAHARRDVLAVSVRREDEQVVIEIEANAFLHHMVRNIVGSLLPIGRGEQPVSWMGELLDGRNRAVAGPTALASGLTFLGPRYEAHWGLPAEVSQ; encoded by the coding sequence ATGCGACTTGCCCTGGGCATCGAATACGACGGCACCGAGTTCTCCGGCTGGCAGCGACTGAGCCACGGCGACACGGTGCAGGGCGCGCTGGAGAAGGCGCTTTCGTTCGTGGCGGCCCACCCCGTGGAAGTGACCTGCGCGGGGCGCACCGATGCCGGCGTGCACGGGCGTTGCCAGGTGGTGCACTTCGATACCGACGTGCAGCGCGACATGCGCGGCTGGGTGCTCGGCACCTGCTCGAACCTGCCGACCAGCGTTGCCGTGCTGTGGGCACAGCCGGTGAATGAGTCGTTCCATGCGCGCTTCTCCGCGCGCAGCCGGCGCTATCGCTATCGCATCCTCAATCGCCCCGTGCGCGCCGCGCTGGATGCACGCTACGTGACATGGGAACGGTTGCCGCTGGACGCCGCGCGCATGCACGAGGCCGCGCAGGTGCTGATCGGCGAGCACGACTTCACCGCGTTTCGTGCGGTGTCCTGCCAGGCTGCTCACGCCCGTCGCGACGTGCTGGCAGTGAGCGTGCGTCGCGAGGACGAGCAGGTGGTGATCGAGATCGAGGCGAACGCGTTCCTGCACCACATGGTGCGCAACATCGTCGGTTCGCTGCTGCCGATCGGGCGCGGCGAGCAACCGGTGTCCTGGATGGGTGAACTGCTCGACGGACGCAACCGCGCCGTGGCCGGCCCCACGGCGCTGGCGTCGGGGCTGACCTTTCTCGGTCCGCGCTACGAGGCACACTGGGGCCTGCCTGCGGAGGTGAGCCAATGA
- a CDS encoding phosphoribosylanthranilate isomerase, with protein MTRIKCCGMTRVEDAVLAARLGADAIGLVFTARSKRRVTLEQARAIVGALPPFVGTVALFMDDDAELVQEVIEAVQPDLLQFHGEEPDNWCAQFGRRFLKAIAMGDGKVALHKLRRYPSVAGLLLDGHGLGEAGGSGKAFDWSLMPTELEQPLILAGGLTPANVAEAIRIARPWAVDVASGVESAPGIKDPQKLADFIEAVRNASL; from the coding sequence ATGACACGCATCAAGTGCTGCGGCATGACCCGCGTCGAAGACGCCGTGCTGGCGGCGCGGCTCGGCGCGGATGCGATCGGCCTGGTCTTCACCGCGCGCAGCAAGCGACGCGTCACGCTTGAGCAGGCACGGGCCATCGTGGGCGCGTTGCCTCCGTTCGTCGGCACCGTCGCGCTGTTCATGGATGACGACGCCGAACTCGTGCAGGAAGTGATCGAGGCCGTGCAACCGGATCTGCTGCAGTTCCACGGCGAAGAACCGGACAACTGGTGCGCGCAGTTCGGCCGGCGTTTCCTCAAGGCCATCGCCATGGGCGACGGCAAGGTGGCGTTGCACAAGCTGCGGCGTTACCCGTCGGTGGCCGGCTTGCTGCTCGACGGTCATGGCCTCGGCGAAGCCGGCGGCAGTGGCAAGGCGTTCGATTGGTCGTTGATGCCGACGGAACTGGAACAGCCGCTGATCCTGGCGGGCGGCCTCACGCCGGCAAACGTCGCCGAAGCGATCCGCATCGCGCGGCCGTGGGCGGTCGACGTCGCCAGCGGCGTCGAGTCGGCGCCGGGCATCAAGGACCCGCAGAAGCTCGCCGATTTCATCGAGGCCGTCCGCAACGCTTCATTGTAG
- a CDS encoding cupin-like domain-containing protein, with amino-acid sequence MSAPIEEFRFDGQPEALDALVADARPRIIRGLVKHWPLVAMARQSDRAFASHLIAHDNGTTVDALVMPPEADGVVGYRGDVEAFNFSHYKVTVTQVLQRLLASIDQDQAPGIALQSATIAGCLPKLLAEHAVPMLDPAIPPRLWIGNRVTTPAHFDEYQNIACVVCGVRRFTLFPPEQVRNLYVGPLDFAPTGAAISIARLDRPDDPRFPRLKLALEHALVAELEPGDAVYIPPMWWHHVASLGKLNALVNYWWKPPQGKGLVPNTRLGGLLHAILLFKSLPPAERAAWRELLDYYVFGDDDPAAHLPEGKRGWLGELDAEQSMKLLERIRHYL; translated from the coding sequence ATGTCCGCACCGATCGAAGAGTTTCGTTTTGACGGCCAGCCCGAGGCGCTGGATGCGCTCGTCGCCGATGCGCGCCCCAGGATCATTCGGGGGCTGGTGAAGCACTGGCCGCTGGTGGCGATGGCGCGGCAATCCGACCGGGCATTCGCATCGCACCTCATCGCGCACGACAACGGCACGACCGTCGATGCGCTGGTGATGCCGCCCGAGGCCGATGGCGTGGTGGGTTATCGCGGCGACGTGGAGGCGTTCAACTTCAGCCACTACAAGGTGACCGTGACGCAGGTGCTGCAACGCCTGCTGGCATCCATCGATCAGGACCAGGCGCCGGGCATTGCCTTGCAAAGCGCCACCATCGCCGGTTGCCTGCCGAAGCTGCTTGCCGAGCATGCGGTGCCCATGCTCGACCCTGCGATTCCGCCGCGGCTGTGGATCGGCAACCGGGTCACGACGCCCGCGCATTTCGACGAATACCAGAACATCGCCTGCGTGGTATGCGGCGTTCGGCGATTCACGCTGTTTCCGCCGGAGCAGGTGCGTAACCTCTATGTCGGCCCGCTGGATTTCGCGCCGACCGGCGCGGCGATAAGCATCGCGCGCCTCGATCGCCCGGACGACCCCCGCTTCCCGCGATTGAAGCTCGCGCTGGAGCATGCGTTGGTGGCCGAGCTGGAGCCTGGCGATGCGGTCTATATCCCGCCGATGTGGTGGCACCACGTCGCTTCGCTCGGCAAGCTCAATGCATTGGTGAACTACTGGTGGAAGCCTCCGCAAGGCAAGGGCCTGGTGCCCAATACGCGCCTTGGCGGCCTTCTGCACGCCATCCTGTTGTTCAAGTCGTTGCCGCCGGCGGAACGTGCGGCGTGGCGCGAACTGCTCGATTACTACGTGTTCGGCGACGATGATCCTGCCGCACATCTTCCCGAGGGAAAACGTGGCTGGCTGGGTGAGCTCGACGCTGAGCAGTCGATGAAGTTGCTGGAGCGCATTCGCCACTACCTCTAG
- a CDS encoding LysR family transcriptional regulator, which produces MPRPLPSLNALLAFEAAARLGSVSKAAVELHVTHGAVSRHIRSLEEELGLALFQRQGRGLALTPAGQRLRDTSTAAFAQLRDTVESLRPEAGHTPFVLGCPVSLLARWMIPRLERLMADLPDLDLHLRPQEAPFDDALGGLDAAVLAGEAPWPASWHVRPLLRERIGPVVSPEFAKARRLIGRPPEVILELPLLHTQSRPRVWSSWAQAIGMVPAQLSMAQGYPHLYHLIEAAVAGRGLAMAPEPLVADDLASGRLVAPWGFVDSSAQWVLATPSRMPAERSEALARWLKTEFNRHAE; this is translated from the coding sequence ATGCCCCGGCCATTGCCCTCATTGAATGCCCTGCTCGCCTTCGAAGCCGCTGCCCGACTGGGAAGCGTGAGCAAGGCAGCGGTCGAGCTGCACGTCACCCACGGGGCCGTGAGCCGACACATCCGCTCACTGGAGGAAGAGCTCGGCCTGGCCTTGTTCCAGCGCCAGGGACGCGGTCTGGCGCTCACGCCGGCCGGGCAGCGCCTGCGCGACACCAGCACGGCGGCGTTTGCCCAGTTGCGCGACACGGTGGAGTCGCTGCGGCCCGAAGCCGGCCACACGCCTTTCGTGCTGGGCTGTCCGGTCAGCCTGCTCGCACGCTGGATGATTCCCCGCCTCGAACGCCTGATGGCCGACCTGCCTGACCTCGACCTGCACCTGCGCCCGCAGGAGGCACCGTTCGATGATGCCCTCGGTGGCCTCGACGCCGCCGTGCTTGCCGGGGAAGCGCCCTGGCCGGCGTCGTGGCATGTGCGTCCCCTGCTGCGCGAACGCATCGGCCCGGTGGTCAGCCCCGAGTTTGCGAAAGCCCGCCGGCTGATCGGGAGACCACCCGAGGTGATCCTCGAGCTGCCGCTGCTGCATACGCAATCGAGACCCCGCGTGTGGAGCAGTTGGGCACAGGCCATCGGCATGGTGCCTGCGCAACTGTCCATGGCGCAGGGCTATCCGCACCTCTACCACCTGATCGAAGCTGCCGTCGCCGGGCGTGGCCTCGCCATGGCGCCTGAGCCGCTGGTGGCCGACGACCTGGCATCGGGGCGATTGGTCGCACCCTGGGGTTTCGTGGACTCTTCCGCGCAATGGGTGCTCGCTACGCCGTCACGCATGCCGGCCGAACGGTCGGAGGCCCTGGCCCGCTGGTTGAAGACGGAATTCAACCGCCACGCCGAGTAG
- the trpB gene encoding tryptophan synthase subunit beta, whose translation MTKIDFSAYPDEHGRFGAYGGSYVAETLMAPLAELTEAYLRLREDPAFLAELDRDLKYYVGRPSPIYYAERLSQQVGGARILLKREDLNHTGAHKINNTIGQALVAKRMGKPRIIAETGAGQHGVASATVAARFGLKCVVYMGAVDIERQKINVYRMKLLGAEVVPVTSGSKTLKDALNEAMRDWVTNVADTFYIIGTVAGPHPYPLMVRDFNSIVGREARVQVQEQFGRLPDVITACVGGGSNAIGLFHAFLNDEKVRIVGAEAAGEGIATGHHAASLAAGRPGVLHGNRTYVLCDDNGQITETHSVSAGLDYPGVGPEHAFLKDAGRAEYVGVTDDEALEAFHLLARTEGILAALESSHAVAQAIKLAREYPKDGLVLCNLSGRGDKDVHTIAAREGVQV comes from the coding sequence ATGACGAAGATCGACTTCAGCGCCTATCCCGACGAGCACGGCCGGTTCGGCGCCTACGGCGGCAGCTATGTCGCCGAAACCCTGATGGCTCCGTTGGCCGAGCTGACCGAGGCCTACCTGCGCCTGCGCGAGGATCCCGCGTTCCTGGCCGAACTGGACCGTGACCTGAAGTACTACGTGGGCCGTCCCAGCCCGATCTATTACGCCGAGCGGCTGTCGCAGCAGGTGGGCGGCGCGCGCATCCTGCTCAAGCGCGAAGACCTCAACCACACCGGCGCGCACAAGATCAACAACACCATCGGCCAGGCCCTGGTGGCCAAACGCATGGGCAAGCCGCGCATCATCGCGGAGACCGGCGCGGGCCAGCATGGTGTGGCCAGTGCCACGGTCGCTGCACGTTTCGGCCTCAAGTGCGTGGTGTACATGGGCGCGGTCGACATCGAGCGGCAGAAGATCAACGTCTACCGCATGAAGCTGCTCGGCGCGGAAGTGGTGCCGGTGACCTCGGGCTCCAAGACGCTGAAGGATGCGCTCAACGAAGCGATGCGTGACTGGGTCACCAACGTGGCCGACACCTTCTACATCATCGGTACCGTTGCCGGTCCGCATCCGTACCCGCTGATGGTGCGCGACTTCAACAGCATCGTCGGCCGCGAGGCGCGCGTGCAGGTGCAGGAACAGTTCGGCCGCCTGCCGGACGTGATCACTGCCTGCGTGGGTGGTGGTTCCAATGCGATCGGCCTGTTCCACGCGTTCCTCAACGACGAGAAGGTACGCATCGTTGGCGCCGAGGCGGCGGGCGAAGGCATTGCCACGGGCCATCACGCCGCTTCGCTGGCGGCAGGGCGGCCCGGCGTGCTGCACGGCAATCGCACCTACGTGCTGTGCGACGACAACGGACAGATCACCGAAACGCATTCGGTCTCGGCCGGTCTCGATTATCCGGGTGTCGGCCCCGAGCACGCGTTCCTGAAGGACGCAGGGCGCGCCGAATACGTCGGCGTCACCGATGACGAGGCGCTCGAAGCGTTCCACTTGCTGGCGCGCACGGAAGGCATTCTTGCCGCTTTGGAATCGAGCCATGCCGTGGCGCAGGCGATCAAGCTGGCGCGTGAATACCCGAAGGATGGCCTCGTGCTGTGCAACCTTTCCGGCCGCGGTGACAAGGACGTGCACACGATTGCTGCACGTGAAGGAGTGCAGGTATGA
- the trpA gene encoding tryptophan synthase subunit alpha, whose protein sequence is MSRIDRRFDQLKSAGRTGLIPFVTAGDPSPPNAVALMHALVDAGADLIELGVPFSDPMADGPVIQHASERAIAKGVGLADVLGWVTQFRQRDADTPIVLMGYLNPIEIHGYARFAKEAVQAGVDGVLIVDCPLEEAAVLKPLKDAGLQQILLAAPTTAPSRMVQLCGSAEGFLYYVSFAGITGAARLSTDDIAARVADIRAKSKAPVAVGFGVRDAQSARAIAGFADAVVIGSALVERLAGAEDVDDVVARAKGFLAPIRQALDA, encoded by the coding sequence ATGAGCCGCATCGACCGTCGTTTCGATCAGTTGAAATCCGCCGGACGCACCGGGCTCATTCCCTTCGTCACCGCGGGCGATCCGTCGCCGCCGAATGCCGTGGCGCTGATGCATGCGCTGGTGGACGCCGGTGCCGACCTGATCGAACTGGGCGTGCCGTTTTCCGATCCCATGGCGGATGGCCCGGTGATCCAGCATGCCAGCGAGCGTGCGATCGCCAAGGGCGTGGGTCTTGCCGATGTGCTGGGTTGGGTCACGCAGTTCCGCCAGCGCGACGCGGATACCCCGATCGTGCTGATGGGCTATCTCAACCCCATCGAAATCCATGGTTATGCCCGCTTCGCCAAGGAGGCGGTGCAGGCGGGCGTGGACGGCGTGCTGATCGTCGATTGCCCCCTGGAAGAGGCGGCGGTGCTCAAGCCGCTGAAGGATGCCGGCCTGCAGCAGATCCTGCTGGCGGCGCCTACGACCGCACCCTCGCGTATGGTGCAGTTGTGCGGGTCGGCCGAGGGTTTCCTGTACTATGTCTCGTTCGCCGGCATCACGGGCGCGGCACGATTGAGCACCGATGACATCGCGGCTCGCGTGGCCGATATCCGTGCGAAGTCCAAGGCGCCGGTGGCCGTGGGTTTCGGCGTGCGCGATGCGCAGTCGGCCAGGGCCATCGCCGGCTTCGCGGATGCCGTGGTGATTGGCAGTGCGCTGGTGGAGCGCCTGGCGGGTGCGGAGGACGTCGATGACGTCGTCGCGCGCGCCAAGGGGTTTCTCGCGCCGATACGGCAAGCGCTGGACGCCTGA
- the accD gene encoding acetyl-CoA carboxylase, carboxyltransferase subunit beta, producing MNWLQKIMTPRARTEATGTGGKGKVPEGVWEKCGGCGTVLYRPELERNLMVCPKCGHHHTIDARARLDSFLDPGSAQELWASMEPSDPLKFRDSKKYRDRIIAAQKSTGEKDALLAMSGRLKGRPLMAVAFEFSYMGGSMGSVVGEKFTRAAERALADRSALVCFSATGGARMQESLFSLMQMAKTSAALARMRDAGVPYISVLTHPTTGGVSASLGMLGDINVGEPKALIGFAGPRVIEQTVRETLPEGFQRSEFLVEHGAIDLIIDRREMRDKLADLLGILQKAPRVA from the coding sequence ATGAATTGGCTCCAGAAAATCATGACGCCGCGCGCCCGCACCGAAGCCACCGGCACCGGTGGCAAGGGCAAGGTGCCGGAAGGCGTGTGGGAGAAGTGCGGCGGCTGCGGCACGGTGCTGTACCGGCCCGAGCTGGAACGCAACCTGATGGTGTGCCCCAAGTGCGGCCACCACCACACCATCGATGCGCGCGCGCGCCTGGATTCGTTCCTCGATCCGGGTTCGGCGCAGGAACTGTGGGCCAGCATGGAGCCGAGCGACCCGCTCAAGTTCCGTGACTCCAAGAAGTACCGCGACCGCATCATCGCGGCGCAGAAGTCCACCGGCGAGAAGGACGCGCTGCTGGCGATGAGCGGCCGTCTCAAGGGCCGCCCGCTGATGGCCGTCGCCTTCGAGTTCTCCTACATGGGCGGCTCGATGGGCTCGGTGGTGGGCGAGAAGTTCACCCGTGCCGCCGAGCGCGCGCTGGCCGATCGCAGCGCGCTCGTGTGCTTCTCCGCCACGGGCGGCGCGCGCATGCAGGAATCGCTGTTCTCGCTGATGCAGATGGCAAAGACCTCGGCCGCACTTGCGCGCATGCGTGACGCGGGCGTGCCGTACATCAGCGTGCTCACGCATCCGACCACCGGTGGCGTGTCGGCGAGCCTCGGCATGCTGGGCGACATCAACGTCGGTGAGCCGAAGGCGCTGATCGGTTTCGCCGGCCCGCGCGTGATCGAGCAGACCGTGCGCGAGACCTTGCCCGAAGGCTTCCAGCGTTCGGAGTTCCTGGTCGAGCACGGCGCGATCGACCTGATCATCGATCGCCGCGAAATGCGCGACAAGCTGGCCGACCTGCTTGGCATCCTGCAGAAGGCACCGCGCGTGGCGTAA
- a CDS encoding phosphatase PAP2 family protein — protein sequence MSTMPPLHTPDLPVGPRLAIDRRMCVAANRWGTRRAVGVFFGIISRLGDGVFWYSLMAVLALIDGRRGLLAATQMAVTGLTALFLYRLLKRWTRRPRPFRACPGVIAHVPPLDEFSFPSGHTLQAVSFTVVALAWYPLLAPLLLTFTTLVGASRVILGLHYPSDVMAATAIGGALGALSLWLLPLRALVG from the coding sequence ATGAGCACCATGCCACCGCTGCACACGCCTGATCTTCCCGTCGGCCCTCGCCTGGCCATCGACCGCCGCATGTGCGTGGCCGCCAACCGCTGGGGTACGCGCCGCGCCGTCGGCGTCTTCTTCGGCATCATCAGCCGGCTCGGCGATGGTGTGTTCTGGTATTCGCTGATGGCGGTACTCGCCCTGATCGACGGGCGCCGCGGCCTGCTCGCCGCTACGCAGATGGCGGTGACCGGCCTCACTGCCTTGTTCCTGTATCGCCTGCTCAAGCGCTGGACGCGGCGGCCGCGTCCTTTTCGCGCCTGTCCTGGCGTGATCGCGCACGTGCCGCCACTCGATGAATTCAGTTTTCCCTCGGGACACACGCTGCAGGCGGTGAGCTTCACCGTCGTCGCGCTGGCCTGGTATCCGCTGCTGGCACCGCTGCTGCTCACCTTCACCACGCTGGTGGGCGCGTCGCGCGTGATCCTGGGCCTGCATTATCCGAGCGACGTGATGGCCGCGACGGCGATCGGTGGTGCACTGGGTGCATTGTCGCTGTGGTTGTTGCCGTTGCGAGCGTTGGTGGGATGA
- a CDS encoding glycosyltransferase family 4 protein: MRIGIVSETYPPEINGVALTVHSLAAGLAAQGHTVDLIRPRQEKSFQDEPGIVALEVPGASLPRYPGLRFGWPAGGALRERWTRLRPDAIYVATEGPLGWSAIRTAKRLGIPAATGFHTRFDAYADHYGVGFLTPVVRGYLRRFHRRAAATLVPTDALANELAALGVDTARLLRRAVDTQLFHPRHRSAELRETWGVDGNTPVVLYVGRIAPEKNLDLAVRTFRAIQQQVSKARYVWVGDGPARAALQAANPDFIFVGMQRGEALARHYASADLFPFPSLSETFGNVILEALAAGLPVVAYEEGAAREHLLHGQNGYRIDAGDEKTFIESAVTLAANASLIRHMGRAAHASIANLSPDAVIREFETLLRELAQENVHEHHATAAHA; this comes from the coding sequence ATGCGCATCGGCATTGTCAGCGAGACCTATCCACCCGAAATCAACGGCGTGGCACTGACCGTGCACAGCCTCGCCGCCGGACTCGCGGCACAGGGGCACACGGTCGACCTCATTCGTCCCCGCCAGGAAAAATCGTTCCAGGACGAACCCGGCATCGTCGCGCTGGAGGTGCCCGGTGCATCGCTGCCGCGCTACCCGGGACTGCGCTTCGGCTGGCCGGCGGGTGGCGCGTTGCGTGAACGCTGGACACGGTTGCGCCCCGACGCGATCTACGTCGCCACCGAAGGCCCGCTGGGCTGGTCGGCCATCCGCACCGCCAAGCGACTGGGCATACCGGCGGCCACAGGCTTCCACACCCGTTTCGACGCTTACGCCGATCACTACGGCGTAGGTTTCCTCACGCCGGTCGTACGTGGCTACCTGCGCCGCTTCCATCGTCGTGCCGCCGCCACGCTGGTGCCCACCGATGCGCTGGCCAATGAACTTGCTGCGCTGGGCGTCGATACGGCGCGCCTGCTGCGTCGTGCGGTGGATACCCAGTTGTTTCATCCGCGCCATCGCAGCGCGGAGCTGCGCGAGACCTGGGGCGTCGACGGCAATACGCCGGTGGTGCTCTATGTCGGACGCATCGCGCCCGAGAAGAACCTCGATCTCGCGGTGCGCACGTTCCGCGCCATCCAGCAGCAGGTGTCCAAGGCCCGCTATGTATGGGTGGGCGATGGCCCGGCCCGCGCGGCGCTGCAGGCCGCCAATCCGGATTTCATCTTTGTCGGCATGCAGCGCGGCGAAGCGCTGGCGCGTCATTACGCGAGTGCGGATCTGTTCCCCTTCCCCAGCCTCAGCGAAACCTTCGGCAACGTGATCCTGGAAGCGCTGGCTGCGGGCCTGCCCGTGGTCGCCTACGAGGAAGGCGCCGCGCGCGAACACCTGCTGCATGGCCAGAACGGCTATCGCATCGACGCCGGTGACGAGAAAACCTTCATCGAGTCGGCCGTGACGCTTGCCGCCAACGCCAGCCTGATCCGCCACATGGGACGCGCGGCTCACGCCAGCATCGCCAATCTTTCGCCCGACGCCGTGATTCGCGAATTCGAAACCCTCTTGCGTGAACTGGCCCAGGAGAACGTGCATGAGCACCATGCCACCGCTGCACACGCCTGA
- a CDS encoding DUF4399 domain-containing protein, translating into MKRMLLALALTVAAGGVFAADAPGVPVTKAPSGAELYIISPKDGAVVGTDVTVQFGLKGMGVAPAGVKKEGTGHHHLLVDVKDMPAAGQPIPKDEHHLHFGNGQTETSLKLAPGKHTLQLELADENHVPFDPPIVSRQVTITVK; encoded by the coding sequence ATGAAACGCATGCTGCTCGCACTCGCGCTTACCGTCGCCGCCGGGGGCGTATTCGCCGCCGATGCGCCCGGGGTGCCTGTCACGAAGGCTCCCTCGGGTGCCGAGCTTTACATCATCTCGCCGAAGGACGGCGCCGTCGTCGGCACCGACGTCACGGTGCAGTTCGGCCTCAAGGGCATGGGTGTGGCGCCAGCGGGCGTGAAGAAGGAAGGCACCGGCCACCATCACCTGCTGGTGGACGTGAAGGACATGCCGGCTGCCGGCCAGCCGATTCCCAAGGACGAACATCACCTGCATTTCGGCAACGGACAGACCGAAACCAGCCTGAAGCTCGCCCCGGGCAAGCACACCTTGCAGCTGGAGCTGGCGGACGAGAACCATGTGCCGTTCGACCCGCCGATCGTCTCCAGGCAGGTCACCATTACGGTGAAGTGA
- a CDS encoding transporter, producing the protein MDDFSRYRCRNRRFPTAALLGPALAGLFGTSPAWADNPGYDRPGLGFTPVVLSAGDITLEQGLPTWTRDQDKGSVQSQYTTDSLLRLGIGGPFEAQLGTSPFNAEHATGPGVDSWSHGRGDTVLALKFAPCKADAALTWGLLGSVELTDGSPAVRNDHKTTLLGADVNWQLSEYDGVGGYLERTRNDHDYRTTTALNESHLLGKAVVGYVELAELHETGVGNGTEAGAGVAWLVNRRVQLDGGLRGRIAGHAQQWMVSLGVSVFLGR; encoded by the coding sequence GTGGACGATTTTAGCCGATACCGATGCAGGAACCGACGATTCCCCACCGCCGCCCTGCTCGGCCCGGCACTGGCGGGCCTGTTCGGCACGTCACCGGCCTGGGCCGACAACCCCGGCTACGACCGCCCGGGCCTCGGCTTTACCCCGGTCGTCCTCAGCGCAGGCGACATCACCCTCGAACAGGGCCTGCCCACCTGGACGCGGGACCAGGACAAGGGCTCGGTGCAATCGCAGTACACCACCGACAGCCTGTTGCGGCTGGGCATCGGTGGTCCGTTCGAAGCACAGCTGGGCACGTCACCCTTCAATGCCGAGCACGCCACAGGCCCCGGCGTCGACAGCTGGAGCCATGGCCGTGGCGATACCGTGCTCGCCCTGAAGTTCGCCCCGTGCAAGGCCGATGCAGCGCTGACCTGGGGCCTGCTCGGCAGCGTGGAACTCACGGACGGCTCGCCGGCCGTGCGCAACGACCACAAGACCACGCTGCTCGGCGCCGATGTGAACTGGCAGCTCAGCGAATACGACGGTGTCGGCGGTTATCTGGAACGCACCCGCAACGATCATGACTACCGCACCACCACGGCGCTCAACGAGAGTCATCTGCTCGGCAAGGCGGTGGTCGGCTACGTGGAACTCGCCGAGCTGCACGAGACCGGCGTGGGCAACGGTACCGAGGCGGGCGCGGGCGTCGCCTGGCTGGTGAACCGACGCGTGCAGCTCGATGGCGGCCTGCGGGGACGCATCGCCGGACACGCCCAGCAGTGGATGGTCAGCCTGGGCGTGTCGGTATTCCTGGGTCGCTAG
- the gltX gene encoding glutamate--tRNA ligase translates to MTVRTRFAPSPTGFLHIGGARTALYCWLEARRRGGQFVLRIEDTDRERSTEAAVQAILDGMNWLGLHHDEGPVYQTARLERYKQVADELLKAGKAYYAYESKDEIEAMRNEAMAKGEKPRYNGYYRDRNEPYRDDLNRVIRFKNPLEGSVVFDDKVKGRVEWSNAELDDLVIFRSDGWPTYNFAVVVDDIDMGITEVIRGDDHVNNTPRQINIYKALDAPVPEFAHLPMILGPDGQKLSKRHGAVSVMQYRDDGFLPHALLNYLMRLGWSHGDQEIFSEEEMVRLFDISDVNKAASRFDVTKLSWLNQYYLKTEEPGAIAPEFEWHLTQAGIDFSTWPKPADVIVALRDRVQTLKEMAERAKIWYGPIVEWDEKAVAKHLKNDSAVAVLEAAKGLLADVEWKPEPIHGVIEQVAAKLELGMGKIAQPLRVAMTGTQVSPSIDHTIYLAGREVALKRIDDAIALAKG, encoded by the coding sequence ATGACCGTTCGCACCCGCTTCGCCCCCAGTCCCACCGGTTTCCTGCATATCGGCGGCGCCCGCACGGCGCTGTACTGTTGGCTGGAAGCGCGCCGCCGCGGCGGCCAGTTCGTGCTGCGCATCGAGGATACCGACCGCGAGCGCTCCACCGAAGCAGCCGTGCAGGCCATCCTGGATGGCATGAACTGGCTGGGCCTTCATCACGACGAAGGTCCGGTCTACCAGACTGCACGCCTGGAACGCTACAAGCAGGTGGCCGATGAACTGCTGAAGGCTGGCAAGGCCTACTACGCCTACGAGAGCAAGGACGAGATCGAGGCCATGCGCAACGAGGCGATGGCCAAGGGCGAGAAGCCCCGTTACAACGGCTATTACCGCGACCGCAACGAGCCGTATCGCGACGATCTGAACCGCGTGATCCGCTTCAAGAACCCGCTGGAAGGCTCGGTGGTGTTCGACGACAAGGTCAAGGGCCGCGTGGAGTGGAGCAACGCCGAACTCGATGACCTGGTGATCTTCCGCTCCGACGGCTGGCCCACCTACAACTTTGCCGTGGTGGTCGACGACATCGACATGGGCATCACCGAGGTGATCCGCGGCGACGACCACGTGAACAACACGCCGCGCCAGATCAACATCTACAAGGCACTCGACGCGCCGGTGCCGGAATTCGCCCACCTGCCGATGATCCTCGGCCCCGACGGCCAGAAGCTCAGCAAGCGCCACGGCGCGGTGAGCGTGATGCAGTACCGCGACGACGGCTTCCTGCCGCACGCGCTGCTCAACTACCTCATGCGCCTGGGCTGGTCGCATGGTGATCAGGAAATCTTCTCCGAAGAGGAGATGGTCCGCCTGTTCGACATCAGCGACGTCAATAAGGCCGCCTCGCGTTTCGACGTCACCAAGTTGTCATGGCTCAACCAGTATTACCTGAAGACCGAAGAGCCGGGCGCCATCGCGCCGGAATTCGAGTGGCATCTGACGCAGGCCGGCATCGATTTCAGCACGTGGCCGAAGCCGGCCGACGTGATCGTCGCGTTGCGCGATCGCGTGCAGACGCTGAAGGAAATGGCCGAGCGCGCGAAGATCTGGTACGGCCCGATCGTCGAGTGGGACGAGAAGGCGGTGGCCAAGCACCTGAAGAACGACAGCGCCGTTGCCGTGCTGGAAGCAGCCAAGGGTCTGCTGGCGGACGTGGAGTGGAAGCCCGAGCCGATCCACGGCGTGATCGAGCAGGTGGCAGCGAAGCTGGAATTGGGCATGGGCAAGATCGCCCAGCCGCTGCGCGTGGCGATGACGGGCACGCAGGTGTCGCCGTCGATCGATCATACGATCTATCTGGCGGGGCGCGAGGTGGCGCTCAAGCGCATCGATGACGCGATCGCCCTGGCGAAGGGTTGA